The Oryza sativa Japonica Group chromosome 11, ASM3414082v1 DNA window TCGCCATGGCGTAAGCTCACCGAGGCCGAGGACGCCGTCAACCGCGCCGTGGCGGCGACACGCGTCGGCAGGTACTTCAAGCTGGAGGCGCGCAAGAGCTCATTCACCAAGGAgctccgcgccggcgccgccacgttCCTCACCATGGCGTACATCATCTCCGTCAACGCCGCCATCCTCACCGACTCCGGCGGGCCGTGCACCGTGAGCGACTGCACGCCGGTGGTCGTCGGTAACTCCACGGCCGTGCCCGGCCCCGAGTGCACGGTTGGGTCTAACCCCGGGTACGAGCAGTGCCTTGGGCGCACCAAGAGCGACCTGATCGTCGCGACGGCGGTCGCCGCCATGGCTGGATCCTTCGCCATGGGCGCGCTCGCTAACCTCCCGCTTGGTCTAGCTCCCGGGATGGGCGCCAACGCCTACTTCGCCTACAACATGGTCGGCTTCCATGGCTCGGGTTCAATCCCTTACAGCAcggcgctcgccggcgtgaTGGTGGAGGGCATTGTGTTCTTCATCCTGTCCGCCGTCGGGCTCCGGTCGAGGCTCGCTCGGATGATCCCGCGCAACATCCGCCTCGCCACGGCGGTCGGCATCGGCTTGTTCCTGGCGTTCACGGGGCTGCAGGCGCACCAGGGCGTCGGCCTCGTCGGCGCCAGCCCGTCGACGCTGGTGACGCTCACCGCGTGCTCCGAGACCGACCCTGCCACCGGCGCCTGCCTCGGCGGCTCCATGCGGAGCCCGACATTCTGGCTCGGCGCCGTCGGCTTCCTCATCACGGCCACCTGCCTCGCCAGGGACGTCAAGGGCGGCATGATCTACGGCATCGTGTTCGTCACCGTCGTGTCGTGGATCAGGGGCACCGCCGTGACGGTGTTCCCGGACACCGCGGCGGGCAATGCCGGCTTCGACTACTTCAAGAAGGTGGTGGACTTCCACACGATCACGACCAC harbors:
- the LOC4350385 gene encoding adenine/guanine permease AZG2, encoding MKRSSPWRKLTEAEDAVNRAVAATRVGRYFKLEARKSSFTKELRAGAATFLTMAYIISVNAAILTDSGGPCTVSDCTPVVVGNSTAVPGPECTVGSNPGYEQCLGRTKSDLIVATAVAAMAGSFAMGALANLPLGLAPGMGANAYFAYNMVGFHGSGSIPYSTALAGVMVEGIVFFILSAVGLRSRLARMIPRNIRLATAVGIGLFLAFTGLQAHQGVGLVGASPSTLVTLTACSETDPATGACLGGSMRSPTFWLGAVGFLITATCLARDVKGGMIYGIVFVTVVSWIRGTAVTVFPDTAAGNAGFDYFKKVVDFHTITTTAGRLSFGGLRHGNALLAVFTLLYVDVLATTGTMYSMAEYGGFTDGAVEGFDGEYRAFLVDAGSTVLSAALGSTTVTTYVESTAGIREGGRTGVTAITVAACFLASLFFGPVLTSVPPWAVGPSLVLVGAMMMRVAKDIEWADMKEAIPAFVTMVLMPLTFSIANGIIAGLGVYIALHCYDWARIAYLKASKVLDERRNQVAASSAGEASGITATTATAAAADEV